AGTGGGGAACGGTGAACGGGGCCGATTGTGTCATCCTGAGCGAAGCCCGCGAAGCGGGCGAAGTCGAAGGACCTCTCTCCGAGCGCATCGGGAAGAGGTCCTTCGACTGCGCACCCCTGCGGGGTGCTCCGCTCAGGATGACAACTTCCCCTCACCCCTCACCGCTTCTTACTTCGCCGTACAGTCACCCCGCACGCCCGTCGCCTTCGCGATCGCCTCCCACGAGATCGCCGCGACGCCGCCATCGTCGTGCACCGCGAAGAGCGCGCCCGCCGGGAACCCCGGGAGGGCACGCTGCGTCAGCGCGATGCCATCGGTGTTCTTGATGGTGGGCGACCCGAAGGCACCGACATGGGCCAGCGTCTTCCGATCGAAGAGGTGATAGGTGTTGATGACCTTCCCCTGGTCGGTCGCGACCCAATAGCCGGCAGTGTCGCCGCAGGCATAGAGGACGATCCCTTCCGCCTGGTTCGGAAAGAAGCGCTGCGGCACGGTGTCGCCGGTGAAGCGGCCGGTGAGCGTATAGCGCTTCAATTGTGACGCCCCCTCCAGTTCCTCCGCGATCAGCAGCTGATCATTGGCCGGGTCGGCCATGATCGACTCGACCACGCGCAAGACGCCGGCGCCAGTCGTATCCCCAAAGGTGCGCAACAGCTTGGCCGTGGCGCGCCCGCCTTCGACCATCACCTGATACTCCCGCACCCGACGCCCCAGCGCACTGTCCGGCGGCACCGAGTCCGCCACCAGTTCATAGCTGTCGGTGATCCAGGTGCGGTACCGCCCCGCACCCTGGTCCGCAATCGTGACACCGTAGGGCTTCACCAGGTCATCCTCGCCGTAACTCCCGAGCGGCGTGAATGCCGGAAGCTGCAGCACCTGCACGCGCCTGCCATCGCGCTCCACCACCCACAGCAAGTCCCCCGAGACCGCGAGGCCGTTCGGTCGCT
The DNA window shown above is from Gemmatimonadota bacterium and carries:
- a CDS encoding phytase, with amino-acid sequence MSFSSSVSALLVLLLLSACDRPAAPPATDVTERAPVAADVREAWQTVRDTLMDIDSPAIWHGPNGEAWLLVSAKAGDLIRVHEAATGKWLRDVGTTGRGPAQFERPNGLAVSGDLLWVVERDGRRVQVLQLPAFTPLGSYGEDDLVKPYGVTIADQGAGRYRTWITDSYELVADSVPPDSALGRRVREYQVMVEGGRATAKLLRTFGDTTGAGVLRVVESIMADPANDQLLIAEELEGASQLKRYTLTGRFTGDTVPQRFFPNQAEGIVLYACGDTAGYWVATDQGKVINTYHLFDRKTLAHVGAFGSPTIKNTDGIALTQRALPGFPAGALFAVHDDGGVAAISWEAIAKATGVRGDCTAK